The sequence CGTGAACAATGCCCTCAAATTCACCGAAACCGGTGGCGTGACGATTTCAGTAGACAGAGGCGATTCCGAGGATCCCGACCAAGCAGCCCTTGTCATCGAAGTGCGCGACACCGGCATCGGTATCCCGGAAGACAAGATTGACCACATCTTCGAGGCCTTTTCACAGGCCGACCAGACCACCACACGCCGCTTCGGCGGCACCGGCCTCGGCCTGACCGTGTGTCGGCGCCTGGTAACCGCCATGGGTGGCGAAATCTCGGTACGGAGCAAGGTCGGTGAAGGCAGCGTGTTCCGCGTCGAGCTGAGCTTGCCGATTGAAGTGGATGCTTCGTTGCCCACAGTTTCCTATCTACCAATAATGATCGCGCTGGACAGCAAACTACAGCGCGATGCTCTGAGCCATATCCTGTCCGCCTACGGATGCACGATTGTCGAGGAAGGCGAAGACATGATCATCGGCTCCTCCGGCTCCGTGCCGCCGGGGGCCGCTTCGCCCTTCATCATT comes from bacterium and encodes:
- a CDS encoding ATP-binding protein; this encodes SLFWERAREKRLEIATYIAPSVPARIVADPTRLNQVITNLVNNALKFTETGGVTISVDRGDSEDPDQAALVIEVRDTGIGIPEDKIDHIFEAFSQADQTTTRRFGGTGLGLTVCRRLVTAMGGEISVRSKVGEGSVFRVELSLPIEVDASLPTVSYLPIMIALDSKLQRDALSHILSAYGCTIVEEGEDMIIGSSGSVPPGAASPFII